Part of the Lepidochelys kempii isolate rLepKem1 chromosome 8, rLepKem1.hap2, whole genome shotgun sequence genome is shown below.
GTGTAGTCAGGAAGTTAGGAAGTTTTGTGTAGTTAGGAAGTTGGCAACCGTAGAAAGACCTCCCATTTCCTCACACAGTTTGTTATTACAGGTAGAGAACCAACTGACATAGGAAGAGCCAAAACATAGTGCATCACTGCATGTCACAATAGTAGGATAGTTTCATAAGGACATAAAAATGTAGATGACATAAGTCTGCGATCATTAAAATAACTTAGGCCTTTCTATTTTCAAAGGTGCACTTacttaactaaaggtgtgattttaaaccaatttagttcgACCAATGTAAACTCTTGCATGGACAGTCTTAACACAGTTTAAACCTGGCTTTTATCGATTTACCTTAACTTGATTCCTTATCTCGTGATGAATTAAGCTAAACCGATAAAAGCCAGGTTTAAATTGAAATAAGATATCCACAAAGTTTTGTATCAACCACATAGGGTTATAAACCaatttaagttaaaccagtgcaaccgACAGAAAAAGAATTGAAAAAGGTATTGTTCCAAGTCACAAGAGTTGCAACTATTTCCAACtgtgtttacaaaaaaaaatcatgagtggtTACTGCGTTAAATCCAAAAGAACTAATGCTAGAATGATGCATAAACATGAGAAAATAAAAAGCGGTGCTTTAATTTGATGTGCACTTCTTGTAGAGCAAGACTCAAAAAACAGAAGAACTTCATCCAGGACTGCTATGTCTGATGAAATAAGAGAGATTTCTGAGGAGATTGGCAGTGGATTGGACAATGTGGGTACCAGGCCAGCTCCTACTGCAAAGCATCCTGACAGAAAAATTTCAAGACAAGGAAATAAAGGTACAACAGCAGCTCCTTTGTCAGAGGAACGTTTTAGCcagagccctgcctcccagccagatAAAGTTACTATGCCCTTCAAAATGAATACTACAAAGACAGTAAGTCCGAAGACCAACATGCAACCTGCTACTACAAGTATGGCTAAGATTTCAGCATTAACTAATGCAACTCATGTCACTAAAGCGAAAGACAAAAGTACTACATCTATGAAAAATGGCACAACTACTACAGCTAAAGGGATGATCGCAGCTCAGAGAGAAAAAACTACTGTAGTGATAGAGACAACAACAACTTCTAAGAAATACACTTCAAAACCAGCTGAAGAGCCAACAGATAGAAGTACCACAACTACTGTAGCTATGGAGGTAACAACAGCTAAAACAGAGATGACTACTGAAGCTAGGAAAGCAACAACAGCTAAAAGTGACAGAACTAGTGCTGCTAAAATGGCAATGACAACAGGTAAAAGAGTCACACCCATGGTAGTCACAGAGAAGACAACAACAGATAACAATGATATGACTACTGCAGGTAAAGAGACTATAACAACAACAGAAAAGCAAGGCAGAACAACAACAGATAAAACAATACGCAGAAAAGACACAACTCCTGTAGCTAAAGATACTGTAATGACAACACATGAAAGAGACCTAACTACTCTGGGCAAAGAGactgtaacaacaacagaaaagaaaGACACAACAACTACAACAGCTAGAGAAACAATAACCACAACAGATAAAGAAGTCACAACTATTGCCGAGAGAGAGACTGTAACAGCTAAAACAGGCACAGCTGCAGCTAAAGACACTGTAAAAACAACAGATAAAAAAGACACAACCACAGCAAATGACGAGATTATACTGACTCCAGATGAAAAACACTTAACAACTAAAAAGGACACAACTACTGCAGCGAGGAAGTCTGTAACAAGAGCACCTGGAACAGACACAACTACAGAAATTAAAGACACTGTAACAGCAGCAGGCAAAAAGGATACAACTACTGTGGACAAAGAAAACTTGCCAACAGATGAAAGAGACAAAACCACCACAGGTAAAAAAGATACAACGACCATGGACACAGAGATTGTGATGACTACAGCTGAAAGAGACACAAAAGATAAAAAAGACACAAttactgcagagagagagactgtaacAACGACAGCTAAAACAGCCACAACTGCTGCAGCTAAAGACACTGTAACATCAGTAGCTAAAAAAGACACAACTACAGTAGGTGAAGAGATTATATTGAGTCCAGATGAAAAAGACTTAACAACTAAAAAAGACACAACTACTGCATACAAAGAGATTGTAACATCAGCTAAAACAGCCACAACTGCAGCAGCTAGGGAGACTGTAACAAGAGCACCTCAAACAGACACAACTACAGAAATTAAAGATACTCTAGCCACCACAGGTAAAAAGGACACAACTACTGTGGACAAGGAGACTGTAATGACAACAGATGAAAAAGACAAAACAGCAGATAAAAAAGGCATTACTATAGCTGAAGTCAATATAATGACAACAGATAAAGCCACAACTACTGCACACAGAGAGACTGTAACAACTAAAGCTAAAATAGTAACAACTACTACAGCTAAAAAATCTGTAATGACAACAGCTAAACTGGACACAACAGCAACAGCTAAAAAGACACAAACTACCACTAAACAGACACCTACTGCTGCTGAAGTAACAACTGTGGCTCTAGAATTGACAACTGCATATAAAGAAGAGACTGTAGATAACAGACAGAAAACTACAGCTACCGAAGAAACAACAACTGAAGAGAAAAAAGAGTTAACCACTGTTATCAAAGAGAGAACTACAGAGGACTCAAAGGGCATGACTACTGCAGCCAAAGAGAAAACTATGAATGAAAACAAAGAGATAAGTACTGTTCTCCAAGAGACAACTACAAGCGATACAACAGAAATAACTGCTGCTGATAAAGAGATAACTCTAGTTAATAATAGAGAGATAACCGCTGTTACCAGAGAGCCAACTATGGCAAATAAAAAAGATGCTGTCACTAGAGACACCTCTACTACCAATAAAAAAGAGGTAACAACTGCTACCGAAGAGACAGCTACAGtggataaaaaagaaaaaggttctgaTGATAAACAGGCAACTACAACAGGTAAAATAGACACAACTGCCAGTACTGTCACTAGAGAAACACTGACGGTCTCTGAAGAGGTGTCCACTACAGCTAAAGGCTCCCAGGAAAGACCTgtgtcaccaacagaagataAACCTGGTACCACTGTCACTCAAATCCCACCAGTAAAAGCCACTGCCAAACCCACCATTGAACCTGAAAAAAACACTAAGTCTGTGATACAAATTACTGCTACTCAACCCATAAACCTTACTACCTCTCAACCTAAAGACCTCACTGAAACAAAAGTCCATTTTGAAACCACAAAAGAAACTTCTATGGTTACTAAAAGATCTACAGCAACTTCCATTTCCAAGGAGACTACTGAAACCAAAGACACCTCTGAAAATACATACACTAGAGATACTACCAACCAGAAAAATACAACACAATTTCCAACTGAAAAATTACAAACTTCCAAGATTCCCATCAGCCCTTCTTTGGCTCAGAAACCAGCTACCCATCCAGTCACTCCTGAGCAGGAGAAACATAGAGATCATTCAAGTCCCACTACAATTATTCCAATCACTCTTCCAGAAAGTAATTTCCCTCTCAGAAACACAGAAAACCCTAAAGAAACTCCTGTTCCCTCTGAAGGACCCAATCAAAATCCTACCTCTTCCAAACAAGTTAACTCTATAGACTACCCAGCAATCTCATTCACAACTTCTATTGCTCCACTGAGAGGTACACCTAATCCTAATGACAATGATGAAAACAAAAGGTTGGAGACCATTATGAAAATAACATGGACAACATCAAAATCTAATTCAGCTATCCCTCAAAAACAAGAAACAACGTCACATGGTATTACAACTAATACCAGCATTGATCTTGTTTCAGATAAAGAGATTACCAAGGAAAGTCCAATAGCAATGAACACAAATACTTCAGTAAAACATACAATAGTGTCGTCAACCTTTACAGCTGAGAAGGATATGCATCATACCTCCACCTTGCCAAGCGGATTCATAACCACAAGGACTGAAGAAAGAAGAGAAGTCACACATTTCCCCACTAAAACATACTCATCAATATCTTATTCAACTAAAGCTCCTGAAAGAAGCCCCGCTATACACACAGACTCCAAACTACAGGACAAGATCAACACAAGTGTATTTTACAGAGGTATATTTCTTTATAATTGTAACATTTATATTTATAGGGATGAACAAACTAAATTTCTCAGATAGCCAGAGCATGTCTCCATTTCAGGAACCATGTGTTTCTGAAGAGATTACTTGGAACTTTGACTGTAAGTACCAGGGAACATATAAATCAAAACAGGGCCAAGGAATAAGGCTAGAGAGAGATTTCCAAGTCTCATGAAAGTATTCCAGCAAATCATTGGCTAGAGTTCAATTATTAGTCATGTGACCTAATTTGGCAGCCATTTTGCACAGATACCCCCAATAAAAAACAAGAcatcccccagcccccaggacaCTTTCCAGCTGCAATATTGTTCTTGCCCTTACTATCcactatattttaattaaaattttagcACTATTATTTTCCTTTAACA
Proteins encoded:
- the PRG4 gene encoding proteoglycan 4, which encodes MSDEIREISEEIGSGLDNVGTRPAPTAKHPDRKISRQGNKGTTAAPLSEERFSQSPASQPDKVTMPFKMNTTKTVSPKTNMQPATTSMAKISALTNATHVTKAKDKSTTSMKNGTTTTAKGMIAAQREKTTVVIETTTTSKKYTSKPAEEPTDRSTTTTVAMEVTTAKTEMTTEARKATTAKSDRTSAAKMAMTTGKRVTPMVVTEKTTTDNNDMTTAGKETITTTEKQGRTTTDKTIRRKDTTPVAKDTVMTTHERDLTTLGKETVTTTEKKDTTTTTARETITTTDKEVTTIAERETVTAKTGTAAAKDTVKTTDKKDTTTANDEIILTPDEKHLTTKKDTTTAARKSVTRAPGTDTTTEIKDTVTAAGKKDTTTVDKENLPTDERDKTTTGKKDTTTMDTEIVMTTAERDTKDKKDTITAERETVTTTAKTATTAAAKDTVTSVAKKDTTTVGEEIILSPDEKDLTTKKDTTTAYKEIVTSAKTATTAAARETVTRAPQTDTTTEIKDTLATTGKKDTTTVDKETVMTTDEKDKTADKKGITIAEVNIMTTDKATTTAHRETVTTKAKIVTTTTAKKSVMTTAKLDTTATAKKTQTTTKQTPTAAEVTTVALELTTAYKEETVDNRQKTTATEETTTEEKKELTTVIKERTTEDSKGMTTAAKEKTMNENKEISTVLQETTTSDTTEITAADKEITLVNNREITAVTREPTMANKKDAVTRDTSTTNKKEVTTATEETATVDKKEKGSDDKQATTTGKIDTTASTVTRETLTVSEEVSTTAKGSQERPVSPTEDKPGTTVTQIPPVKATAKPTIEPEKNTKSVIQITATQPINLTTSQPKDLTETKVHFETTKETSMVTKRSTATSISKETTETKDTSENTYTRDTTNQKNTTQFPTEKLQTSKIPISPSLAQKPATHPVTPEQEKHRDHSSPTTIIPITLPESNFPLRNTENPKETPVPSEGPNQNPTSSKQVNSIDYPAISFTTSIAPLRGTPNPNDNDENKRLETIMKITWTTSKSNSAIPQKQETTSHGITTNTSIDLVSDKEITKESPIAMNTNTSVKHTIVSSTFTAEKDMHHTSTLPSGFITTRTEERREVTHFPTKTYSSISYSTKAPERSPAIHTDSKLQDKINTSVFYRDEQAKNLCNGKPADGIVALPNGTLAVFRGHYYWLLDSSRQPTASPRKITEGWGIPSPIDTVFSRCNCDGKTFFFKGSQYWRFTNDVKDVGYPKQIAKGFAGLSGKIVAVLSVAQHNNRPESVYFFKRGGSVQHYIYNQEPAKKCKKKVYVRYPAYTPRAVIKRRRFERAVGSAIMYRTPVMYHTFRINHNPSGILHHEVKINSYWRGFPKTVHSAISIPNYKRPDGYDYYVFSKDQYYNVDVASRIARSVTSQTRQTVSKDWYKCPKNDL